A stretch of the Flavobacterium aquiphilum genome encodes the following:
- a CDS encoding NADH-quinone oxidoreductase subunit N, whose protein sequence is MTTLIAIVGLGILSLVFEIFDFRKAIIPVTIIGLLAILGLTVSEFNSPGSYYNNMIVVNKFSVSFSSLFIILTIFLIALGHSFYENHQTKLSDYIAIKIFLLSGAVAMVSFGNLAMFFLGIEILSISLYVLAASNRLNIKSNEAGMKYFLMGSFASGIILFGICMIYGAMGSFDITEISDMSQSAELPIWFPIGIVLMTIGMLFKIAAVPFHFWAPDVYEGSPTLTTALMSTLAKVVAIATLYKLLAGMNADINYSFQIVVVIISIASMTVGNIMALRQVNVKRMLAFSGISHAGFMLMALLSLANSAGSLLYYTSAYALSGIAAFSVILYVCKNRENEDIVNFHGLGKTNPLLAAILTGSLLSMAGIPIFAGFFAKLALFSQTIQAGYLVVVIFAVINSIVSVGYYFKLILAMYTKESNEARTGKPFLIYAVAIISILLNIILGLFPSLVLDLLA, encoded by the coding sequence ATGACAACATTAATAGCTATAGTAGGATTAGGTATTTTAAGCCTTGTATTTGAAATCTTTGATTTTAGAAAAGCGATTATTCCGGTAACAATTATTGGATTGTTGGCTATTCTGGGACTTACCGTGTCCGAATTTAATTCTCCTGGAAGTTACTATAACAATATGATTGTTGTAAATAAATTTTCGGTTTCTTTTTCTAGTCTATTCATTATATTGACAATCTTTTTGATAGCCTTGGGACATAGTTTTTACGAAAACCATCAAACCAAACTTTCTGATTATATTGCCATTAAAATATTCCTTTTATCCGGAGCTGTTGCTATGGTTTCATTTGGAAATTTAGCAATGTTCTTTTTAGGAATTGAAATCCTATCAATATCACTTTACGTACTTGCTGCAAGTAACAGATTAAATATAAAAAGTAATGAGGCAGGTATGAAATACTTCCTGATGGGATCATTTGCATCGGGAATTATTTTATTTGGTATCTGTATGATTTATGGAGCGATGGGATCATTTGATATCACTGAAATCAGCGACATGTCACAATCAGCCGAGTTACCAATTTGGTTCCCAATCGGAATTGTACTGATGACAATAGGAATGTTATTTAAAATCGCAGCCGTTCCATTCCATTTTTGGGCACCTGACGTTTATGAAGGTTCTCCAACTTTGACAACAGCTTTAATGAGTACTTTAGCAAAAGTGGTAGCAATCGCAACACTTTATAAATTATTGGCAGGCATGAATGCCGATATCAATTACTCTTTCCAAATTGTAGTTGTTATCATTTCCATAGCATCTATGACTGTTGGAAATATTATGGCGTTAAGACAGGTTAATGTAAAACGTATGTTGGCTTTTTCAGGTATTTCGCATGCTGGATTTATGTTAATGGCCTTATTGAGTTTAGCTAATTCTGCCGGAAGCTTATTGTATTACACTTCGGCTTATGCATTGTCAGGTATCGCTGCTTTCAGCGTGATATTATACGTTTGCAAAAACAGAGAAAACGAAGACATTGTAAACTTTCACGGTTTAGGAAAAACAAATCCATTATTGGCAGCCATCTTAACGGGATCATTACTTTCGATGGCGGGTATTCCAATTTTCGCAGGTTTCTTTGCTAAATTAGCATTGTTTAGCCAAACGATTCAAGCAGGGTATTTAGTAGTGGTTATATTCGCCGTAATCAACTCGATTGTAAGTGTTGGCTACTATTTTAAACTGATTTTGGCTATGTACACCAAAGAGTCGAATGAAGCCCGTACTGGAAAACCATTCTTGATTTATGCAGTTGCAATCATTTCAATTCTTTTGAATATAATTTTAGGATTGTTCCCTTCGTTAGTTTTGGATTTATTAGCATAG
- a CDS encoding DsbA family oxidoreductase: MENQLKVQIWSDVMCPFCYIGKRKIEEALTQFENKDSVIIEWKSFQLDSNFVATPNETIVDHLAEKYRRDTDWAQGMVDNVTENAKQSGLEFHFEKAILANSLNAHRLMHLAKKHKQSSPVKELLFKAHFTEGKNVNDWNVLKEIGLEVGIEISEIEQLINSNEYTKEVLQDQQEAQSLGITGVPFFVFDNKYAVSGAQPTEAFLKTLEKAWEEGKFETSIKIENTVATNSCTIEGCE, translated from the coding sequence ATGGAAAATCAATTAAAAGTACAAATCTGGTCGGACGTAATGTGTCCGTTTTGCTATATAGGTAAAAGAAAAATTGAAGAAGCACTCACCCAATTTGAAAATAAAGATTCAGTAATTATTGAATGGAAAAGTTTTCAACTAGATTCTAATTTTGTTGCAACTCCCAATGAAACCATAGTAGATCATTTGGCAGAAAAATATAGAAGAGATACCGATTGGGCACAAGGAATGGTTGATAATGTAACCGAAAATGCGAAACAATCAGGTCTTGAATTTCATTTTGAAAAAGCTATTTTAGCCAATTCATTGAATGCACACCGATTAATGCATTTGGCAAAAAAACACAAACAATCCAGTCCAGTAAAAGAATTATTGTTCAAAGCTCATTTCACTGAAGGCAAAAATGTAAATGATTGGAATGTTTTAAAAGAAATTGGTCTGGAAGTTGGAATAGAAATATCCGAAATAGAACAACTTATTAATTCAAATGAATACACCAAAGAAGTTCTTCAAGACCAACAGGAAGCTCAATCACTTGGAATTACAGGTGTTCCTTTCTTTGTCTTTGATAACAAATATGCTGTTTCTGGAGCGCAACCAACAGAAGCATTTTTAAAAACTCTCGAAAAAGCTTGGGAAGAAGGAAAATTTGAGACTTCTATAAAAATTGAAAATACTGTCGCAACAAACAGCTGCACAATTGAAGGTTGTGAATAA
- a CDS encoding sialate O-acetylesterase, with protein sequence MKKSIIFLFLIFGAMVNANVRMPLLFSDGMVLQRNKPIPIWGWADANEKVEVHFNKQTKSIIADKNGKWMIKLDAEKAGGPFELIITGKNKIVIANVLVGEVWICSGQSNMEFQVFKTMNATEEINDSNYPMIRHFGVAQDMSGTPKLDLKQGKWEVCGKETVGNFTAVGYYFAKKLYAELKIPIGIINTSWGGTCVETWTSRQAFEKSDYFKDMIANVPQVDMQAAFEVYQKSVLDNINKIQGFDVSMENEDQFKDPNFQDTKWPEIKVPSLWENQQLGNIDGVVWMRKTIVLSAEQAKKEAVLYLSKVDDEDQTYVNGVLVGTNNLWDKQRIYKIPENVLKEGKNVIAVRIADYTGGGGIYGDPADLRIDFKDSNLPLEGLWKFNVVQVKISISPNTYPSLLYNAMVNPLIPYAFQGVLWYQGEANVWRANQYKKAFPLMINDWRSKWNQGNFPFYFVQLSTYNEFNGNSKVGSRWAELREAQTQTLQLPNTGMAVTTDIGNAKDIHPTNKQDVGKRLAAIALNNVYRKKMVYSGPMYKSMEIKGNQILLSFSNIGSGLSASDNSESLKGFEIAGADKVFYSAKAIIKDNKVIVSCESVPNPVAVHYGWADDDTEINLFNKEKFPASPFRTDNWEMLTANEKYKVSK encoded by the coding sequence ATGAAAAAAAGTATCATATTTCTTTTTCTGATTTTTGGCGCAATGGTTAATGCCAATGTCCGAATGCCTTTGCTGTTCTCTGACGGAATGGTTTTGCAGCGCAACAAGCCAATCCCGATTTGGGGTTGGGCTGACGCCAATGAAAAAGTCGAAGTCCATTTTAATAAACAGACGAAATCCATTATTGCCGATAAAAACGGAAAATGGATGATTAAACTGGATGCTGAAAAAGCGGGCGGCCCTTTTGAATTGATTATTACCGGTAAAAATAAAATCGTCATTGCCAATGTCTTAGTTGGTGAAGTTTGGATTTGCAGCGGACAATCCAATATGGAATTTCAGGTTTTCAAAACAATGAATGCTACTGAAGAAATTAACGATTCTAATTATCCAATGATTCGTCATTTTGGTGTAGCCCAAGATATGAGTGGTACTCCAAAATTAGATTTAAAACAAGGGAAATGGGAAGTTTGCGGTAAAGAAACTGTTGGCAATTTTACGGCAGTAGGCTATTATTTTGCCAAGAAATTATATGCCGAATTAAAAATCCCAATCGGAATAATTAATACTTCTTGGGGAGGAACTTGTGTGGAGACCTGGACCAGTCGCCAGGCATTTGAAAAAAGCGATTACTTCAAAGATATGATTGCCAATGTCCCCCAAGTGGATATGCAGGCTGCATTTGAAGTGTATCAAAAATCAGTTTTGGACAACATCAATAAAATACAAGGTTTTGATGTTTCAATGGAAAATGAAGATCAGTTTAAAGATCCAAATTTTCAGGATACTAAATGGCCCGAAATAAAGGTGCCTTCTTTATGGGAAAATCAGCAATTAGGTAATATTGATGGTGTTGTCTGGATGCGAAAAACAATAGTGCTTTCTGCTGAGCAAGCAAAAAAAGAAGCCGTTTTATATTTGTCCAAAGTTGATGATGAAGATCAAACGTATGTTAACGGGGTTTTGGTTGGAACAAATAATCTTTGGGACAAGCAAAGAATTTATAAGATTCCCGAAAATGTTTTAAAAGAAGGTAAAAACGTAATAGCAGTCCGCATTGCCGATTATACCGGAGGTGGCGGAATTTATGGCGATCCAGCCGATTTGAGAATTGATTTTAAAGATTCAAATTTGCCGCTTGAAGGTCTTTGGAAATTTAATGTAGTACAAGTGAAAATTTCCATTTCGCCAAACACTTATCCTTCGTTATTGTATAATGCGATGGTGAATCCTTTAATTCCGTATGCTTTTCAAGGAGTTTTATGGTATCAGGGAGAAGCCAATGTTTGGAGAGCCAATCAATATAAAAAAGCATTCCCTTTGATGATAAATGATTGGAGAAGCAAATGGAATCAAGGTAATTTCCCTTTTTACTTTGTTCAGTTATCGACTTATAATGAGTTTAACGGAAACAGTAAAGTAGGAAGCCGTTGGGCTGAACTTCGTGAAGCGCAAACCCAGACACTGCAATTACCAAATACCGGAATGGCTGTAACGACTGATATTGGAAATGCAAAAGACATTCATCCCACAAACAAACAGGATGTTGGTAAACGTTTGGCGGCAATTGCCCTGAATAATGTTTACAGAAAGAAAATGGTTTACAGTGGGCCAATGTATAAATCGATGGAGATTAAAGGGAATCAAATACTTCTTTCTTTTAGTAACATTGGCAGCGGATTATCAGCTTCTGATAATTCAGAGAGTTTGAAAGGATTTGAAATTGCCGGTGCCGATAAGGTTTTTTATTCTGCGAAAGCGATAATCAAAGACAATAAAGTAATCGTTTCATGCGAAAGCGTTCCTAATCCGGTTGCCGTTCATTATGGTTGGGCAGACGACGATACGGAAATCAATCTTTTCAATAAAGAAAAATTTCCAGCTTCCCCTTTCAGAACCGATAATTGGGAGATGTTAACGGCGAACGAAAAATATAAAGTGAGCAAGTAA
- a CDS encoding glycoside hydrolase family 95 protein, with amino-acid sequence MRSSLLTKIILVFILSSFGARIVAQSSHVLWYKQPADYFEESLVLGNGKTGATVFGGVNSDKIYLNDITLWSGEPVNANMNPEAYKNIPAIREALKNENYKLADELNKKLQGKFSESFAPLGTMNIVHFYKDKEAKYSDYYRELDIADAISKVSYVIEGVHFTREYFISAPDKIMVVKLTSSKKGGLNFDINFESLLKYNATTQENLMQIEGYAPVHSAPSYVNEENPIVFDENKGIRFSSLIQVKNTDGTISKMGSNLSVKNATEAIIFVSIATSFNGFDKNPATEGLNAKAIAKENLTKAMAKPYGILKKSHIADYQKFYNRVSLNLGKTTAPNLPTDERLLRYAEGKEDKNLEILYFQYGRYLLISSSKTLGVPANLQGIWNPYMRPPWSSNYTTNINLEENYWLAENTNLSELHQPLLHFIKNISETGKITAKTFYGVNGWTAAHNSDIWAMSNPVGNFGGGDTNWACWNMAGAWLSTHIWEHYLFSQDKDFLKKEGYEILRGAAQFCLEWLVEDKNGNLITSPSTSPENKFITPDGYVGATLYGGTADLAMIRECFLNTIAASKVLNTDTEFRTKLENALTKLYPYQIGKEGNLQEWYFDWKDEDPKHRHQSHLFGLFPGNHITVLKTPELAEASKKTLEIKGDETTGWSKGWRINLWARLWDGNRAYKMYRELLRYVDPDGKKTEKPRRGGGTYPNLFDAHPPFQIDGNFGGAAAVAEMLVQSNENEIRLLPALPDAWENGNVKGICARGGFEISMEWSAKRLKTLTVFSKKGGKTTLISGDKKQSVTLQKGQKLKIVW; translated from the coding sequence ATGCGATCGAGTCTCTTAACAAAAATTATTTTGGTTTTTATTCTCTCTTCTTTTGGAGCGAGAATAGTTGCACAATCCAGTCATGTTTTATGGTATAAACAGCCTGCCGATTATTTTGAAGAAAGCCTGGTTTTGGGAAATGGAAAGACGGGCGCGACTGTCTTTGGAGGTGTCAATTCCGATAAAATTTATCTGAATGATATCACGCTTTGGTCGGGAGAGCCTGTAAATGCCAATATGAATCCCGAAGCTTACAAAAACATACCTGCCATTCGTGAAGCATTGAAAAACGAAAATTATAAATTGGCCGATGAACTGAATAAAAAGTTACAAGGAAAGTTTTCTGAGTCTTTTGCACCTTTGGGAACAATGAATATTGTTCATTTTTATAAAGACAAAGAGGCGAAATATTCTGATTATTACAGGGAATTGGATATCGCAGATGCCATTTCTAAAGTGAGTTACGTCATCGAAGGTGTGCACTTTACTCGTGAGTATTTTATTTCAGCTCCAGATAAAATTATGGTTGTCAAGCTCACATCTAGTAAAAAAGGAGGGCTTAATTTTGATATCAACTTTGAGAGTTTGTTGAAATATAATGCTACAACCCAAGAGAATCTAATGCAGATAGAGGGATATGCTCCAGTTCATAGTGCTCCAAGTTATGTAAATGAAGAAAATCCAATTGTGTTTGATGAAAATAAAGGAATACGTTTTTCAAGTTTAATTCAGGTAAAAAACACAGACGGGACAATAAGTAAAATGGGTTCGAATTTAAGTGTTAAAAATGCTACTGAAGCAATAATTTTTGTTTCCATAGCGACAAGTTTTAATGGATTCGATAAAAATCCCGCTACCGAAGGATTAAATGCTAAGGCTATTGCGAAAGAGAATTTAACTAAAGCAATGGCAAAGCCCTATGGGATTTTGAAGAAATCCCATATTGCAGATTATCAAAAATTTTATAATCGGGTGAGTTTGAATTTAGGAAAAACAACAGCGCCTAATTTGCCTACTGACGAACGTTTACTACGCTATGCAGAAGGAAAGGAAGATAAAAATTTAGAGATTTTATATTTTCAATATGGAAGGTATTTACTGATTAGCAGTTCCAAAACATTAGGTGTTCCAGCCAATCTACAAGGTATTTGGAATCCCTATATGCGTCCGCCATGGAGTAGCAATTATACCACAAATATCAATCTCGAAGAAAATTATTGGTTGGCAGAAAACACCAATCTTTCTGAATTACATCAGCCTTTGTTGCATTTCATTAAAAACATATCCGAAACCGGGAAAATTACTGCCAAGACATTTTATGGAGTCAATGGTTGGACGGCAGCCCATAATTCAGACATCTGGGCGATGAGCAATCCTGTTGGAAATTTTGGAGGAGGTGATACCAATTGGGCTTGTTGGAATATGGCTGGAGCTTGGTTGAGTACTCATATTTGGGAACATTATTTATTTTCTCAGGATAAAGATTTTTTGAAAAAAGAGGGTTATGAGATTCTACGTGGAGCTGCCCAGTTTTGTTTAGAATGGCTGGTAGAAGATAAAAACGGAAATTTAATTACATCACCATCCACTTCACCTGAAAATAAATTTATCACACCTGATGGCTATGTGGGTGCTACTTTATATGGAGGAACTGCTGATTTGGCAATGATTCGTGAATGTTTTTTAAATACGATTGCGGCATCTAAAGTTTTAAATACTGATACTGAATTTAGAACTAAGCTGGAGAATGCGCTTACGAAATTATATCCTTACCAAATAGGAAAAGAAGGAAACTTACAAGAGTGGTATTTTGATTGGAAAGATGAAGATCCAAAACACCGCCATCAATCGCACCTTTTTGGACTTTTTCCAGGCAATCATATTACGGTATTAAAAACACCAGAGTTGGCTGAAGCTTCGAAAAAAACTTTGGAAATTAAGGGTGATGAAACAACCGGCTGGTCAAAAGGTTGGAGAATTAACCTTTGGGCTAGGCTTTGGGATGGTAATCGTGCTTATAAAATGTACCGTGAATTGCTTCGATATGTTGATCCAGATGGTAAAAAAACGGAAAAGCCAAGAAGAGGAGGAGGGACTTATCCTAATTTATTTGATGCGCATCCTCCGTTTCAGATTGACGGGAATTTTGGGGGCGCAGCTGCAGTTGCCGAAATGTTGGTTCAGTCTAATGAAAATGAAATTCGTTTATTACCTGCTTTGCCGGATGCCTGGGAGAACGGAAACGTAAAGGGAATTTGTGCCAGAGGAGGTTTTGAAATTTCAATGGAATGGAGTGCCAAAAGATTAAAAACGCTCACAGTGTTTTCTAAAAAGGGAGGAAAAACGACTCTTATTAGTGGAGATAAGAAACAAAGTGTCACTTTGCAAAAAGGACAGAAATTAAAAATAGTCTGGTAG
- a CDS encoding cellulase family glycosylhydrolase translates to MKKVINRILSILLCSVSLGIWACSSDSGTEEPKPAAKTLTVDTSKIDFDSNENTTSVKISGTVSSWSVSSSDASWIQLSQTSGSGTVTISIKALANASTSSRSAVVTVSSTEAASVQVLISQLGVIVVAPLYPSYNTNPLPADATGMANSATDLAAKIKLGWNIGNTLEATGGETAWGNPKVTKALIDLVKANGFNAIRIPCSWNQYLANTTTAQIKADWLNRVKEVVQYCVDNDMYVIVNIHWDGGWLENNVTEAKKIENNAKQKAFWEQIATNLRGFDEHLLFASANEPNVDNATQMSVLTSYHQTFIDAVRSTGGKNAYRTLIIQGPTTDIEKTNKLMLTLPTDNVANKMMVEVHYYTPYQFCLMDKDADWGKMFYYWGATNHSTTDLTRNPTWGEEADLEKFFKSMKSQFVDKGIPVVLGEFGAIRRDLTGDALTLHLNSRAYFLKTVVKQAKANGMLPFYWDAGNLGTNTMSLFNRTNNTVYDQQALTALQDGLK, encoded by the coding sequence ATGAAAAAAGTAATTAATCGGATATTGAGCATTCTTTTATGCTCAGTATCCCTTGGAATTTGGGCTTGCAGTTCCGATTCGGGTACTGAAGAACCGAAGCCTGCTGCGAAAACACTAACGGTTGATACTAGCAAAATTGATTTTGATAGTAATGAAAATACAACCAGCGTTAAGATTTCAGGAACTGTTAGCTCTTGGTCGGTTAGCTCATCGGATGCGAGTTGGATCCAGTTGAGCCAGACTTCAGGTTCGGGAACTGTAACGATAAGTATTAAAGCGTTAGCGAATGCATCCACTTCATCGCGATCAGCAGTAGTAACCGTAAGTTCAACTGAAGCAGCATCGGTACAAGTTTTAATTTCTCAACTTGGTGTGATAGTTGTTGCACCTTTATACCCAAGTTATAATACAAATCCTCTCCCGGCTGATGCAACCGGAATGGCTAATAGTGCAACCGACTTGGCAGCAAAAATTAAATTGGGTTGGAATATTGGTAATACGCTCGAAGCTACTGGAGGTGAAACCGCTTGGGGAAATCCAAAAGTTACTAAAGCATTGATTGATTTGGTCAAAGCAAATGGTTTCAATGCGATTCGTATCCCATGTTCTTGGAATCAATATTTAGCCAATACTACTACTGCTCAAATCAAAGCGGATTGGCTGAACAGAGTAAAAGAAGTTGTTCAGTATTGCGTCGATAACGATATGTACGTTATCGTTAATATCCACTGGGACGGTGGTTGGTTGGAAAACAATGTTACCGAAGCCAAAAAAATAGAAAACAATGCTAAACAAAAAGCGTTTTGGGAACAAATAGCGACCAATTTGCGTGGTTTTGATGAACATTTGCTTTTTGCAAGTGCCAATGAACCAAACGTAGATAATGCAACTCAAATGTCGGTTTTAACATCTTATCACCAAACCTTCATAGACGCAGTTCGTTCAACGGGAGGTAAAAATGCATATCGTACTCTGATTATTCAAGGACCAACAACAGATATCGAGAAAACAAATAAATTGATGCTGACTTTGCCAACGGATAATGTTGCTAATAAAATGATGGTTGAGGTGCATTATTATACGCCATATCAATTTTGCCTTATGGATAAAGATGCCGATTGGGGAAAAATGTTTTATTATTGGGGAGCGACTAATCACTCCACAACTGATTTAACTCGAAATCCAACATGGGGTGAAGAAGCCGATTTAGAAAAATTTTTCAAATCAATGAAATCGCAGTTTGTAGATAAAGGAATTCCTGTTGTATTAGGGGAGTTTGGCGCCATTAGACGTGATTTGACTGGAGATGCCTTGACTTTGCATCTTAATTCAAGAGCATATTTTTTAAAGACGGTTGTAAAACAAGCCAAAGCCAATGGGATGTTGCCTTTTTACTGGGATGCTGGAAATTTGGGTACAAACACTATGTCTTTGTTCAATAGAACCAATAATACCGTTTATGATCAACAGGCATTGACAGCTTTGCAAGACGGATTGAAATAA
- a CDS encoding ArsR/SmtB family transcription factor → MGTTKRQYFDQETNAIAEICKALGHPTRMQIMTLLWKENNRTCGEIVAQIPLAQSTISKHLSELKKAELLNIKNEGKKTIYSIEVHKIQVLKKYFSNYLSNKTDLNEKESMVPDSVSKKKKENNNLKQFNYQFPDKKTKAD, encoded by the coding sequence ATGGGAACGACTAAAAGACAATATTTCGATCAGGAAACAAATGCGATCGCAGAAATCTGTAAAGCCTTGGGGCATCCTACCCGTATGCAAATTATGACTCTGTTATGGAAAGAAAACAATAGAACCTGTGGAGAAATAGTAGCACAAATCCCATTGGCACAATCAACAATTTCTAAGCATTTATCTGAATTAAAAAAAGCTGAATTGTTGAATATTAAAAATGAAGGAAAGAAAACCATCTACTCCATTGAAGTTCACAAAATTCAAGTGCTTAAAAAATATTTCTCCAATTATCTTTCTAATAAAACAGATTTAAATGAGAAGGAATCAATGGTACCTGATAGCGTTTCAAAAAAGAAAAAAGAAAACAATAATCTAAAACAATTTAACTACCAATTTCCAGATAAAAAAACTAAAGCGGACTGA
- a CDS encoding Gfo/Idh/MocA family protein — MNNTTKLVRWGIIGCGNVTEVKSGPAYQKTEGFIITAVMRRDAEKAADYAKRHSINKYYTNADELINDPEVDAVYIATPPDTHKYYGLKVAEAGKPCCIEKPLAPNYQDCQNIVEAFAAKNIALFVAYYRRSLPHFEQIKKWIDSKTIGDIRHIRWHLSKAANDIDLSGDYNWRTDINIATGGYFDDLASHGLDLFIHYLGPIKEVSGISLNQQGLYTSKDAAVANWLHESGVTGSGSWNFGSFEREDVVEIYGSKGKITFSVFENEPIILKTADGESTHFIEHPENIQLYHVQQMREHLLGNQTHPSSGSTAAHTSWVMDQIIGNPI, encoded by the coding sequence ATGAATAACACTACTAAATTAGTCCGTTGGGGAATCATTGGGTGCGGAAATGTCACTGAAGTAAAAAGTGGCCCCGCCTATCAAAAAACCGAAGGATTCATAATAACGGCAGTAATGCGCAGAGATGCGGAAAAAGCTGCAGATTATGCCAAAAGACACAGTATAAACAAATATTACACAAATGCGGACGAACTCATCAATGACCCTGAAGTTGATGCCGTATATATAGCTACTCCGCCAGATACTCATAAATATTATGGTCTAAAAGTTGCCGAAGCAGGAAAACCCTGTTGTATCGAAAAACCTTTAGCCCCAAATTATCAAGATTGCCAGAATATTGTTGAAGCTTTTGCAGCAAAGAACATTGCGTTATTTGTTGCTTATTACAGACGATCACTTCCTCATTTTGAACAAATCAAAAAATGGATTGATTCTAAAACTATCGGTGATATAAGACACATCAGATGGCATTTGTCCAAGGCAGCAAACGACATTGACCTTTCCGGCGACTACAATTGGAGAACTGACATAAACATTGCTACAGGAGGTTATTTTGACGATTTGGCAAGTCACGGGTTGGATTTGTTCATTCATTATCTTGGACCGATAAAAGAAGTTTCAGGAATTAGCTTAAATCAGCAAGGACTTTATACGTCAAAAGATGCAGCTGTCGCCAACTGGCTTCACGAATCGGGGGTTACAGGTAGCGGAAGCTGGAATTTTGGTTCATTTGAAAGAGAAGATGTTGTTGAAATTTATGGAAGCAAAGGCAAAATCACTTTTTCAGTTTTCGAAAATGAGCCTATAATTCTGAAAACGGCAGATGGCGAATCGACACATTTTATAGAACATCCTGAAAACATTCAGCTTTATCATGTGCAACAAATGAGAGAACATCTTTTAGGAAACCAAACACATCCATCGAGCGGATCTACAGCTGCTCATACCAGTTGGGTGATGGATCAAATCATTGGAAACCCAATATAA